In Halobacteriovorax marinus SJ, the following proteins share a genomic window:
- the dnaN gene encoding DNA polymerase III subunit beta has product MKIRLHTEDLKSALNKVLSVVDKRNSRPILTYTLIETANDQLNISATDLEVSSKVVIKAQVDNPGKFCVNAKNIFDILKELPGTEIELSLDDQSNTLKLNCGDIHYSLLIYKADDFPHLVFNQDVNKFKLSSEQLANIINKTSYAVLNDETRLYLNGIYLQEIDSKLRAVATDGHRLSLLETDLSENNNETLINGIIIPRKGIFEIKKISETYPDSEIELSVDDTFLYVNAKNEYFLSVRLIAREYPKYQAVIPNKTTYTMTTDRNSFFDAIRRIKIMSNEKSNGVRLKLSDQTMTLTANHPSLGDAMETMPVDYNGKEMEIGFNAKYLIDTLHSFDEGEISLELNNELSPIIIKSNSLPNYLGIIMPLKL; this is encoded by the coding sequence AGAAATTCAAGACCGATACTAACTTACACGTTAATTGAAACAGCAAATGATCAATTAAATATTTCAGCAACAGACTTAGAAGTTTCTTCGAAAGTAGTTATCAAAGCACAAGTGGATAACCCAGGTAAGTTTTGTGTAAATGCAAAGAATATATTTGATATTTTAAAAGAACTACCAGGTACTGAAATTGAACTTTCTCTAGACGATCAATCAAATACTTTAAAATTAAATTGTGGAGATATTCACTACTCACTTTTAATTTACAAAGCAGATGACTTTCCTCACCTAGTTTTCAACCAAGATGTTAATAAGTTCAAATTATCTAGTGAGCAATTAGCAAATATAATTAATAAAACTTCTTATGCAGTTTTAAATGATGAAACAAGATTATACTTAAATGGAATTTATCTCCAAGAGATTGATTCAAAGCTTAGAGCTGTTGCTACTGATGGACATAGACTTTCACTATTAGAAACAGATCTCTCAGAGAATAATAACGAAACATTAATTAATGGGATTATTATTCCAAGAAAAGGTATCTTCGAAATAAAGAAAATTTCAGAAACTTATCCAGATAGTGAAATTGAATTATCTGTTGACGATACTTTCCTCTACGTTAATGCGAAGAACGAATACTTTCTTTCTGTTAGATTAATTGCTAGAGAATATCCAAAGTATCAAGCTGTAATTCCTAATAAAACAACTTACACGATGACGACTGATAGAAATTCTTTCTTTGATGCAATTAGAAGAATTAAAATTATGTCGAATGAAAAATCGAATGGTGTTCGTTTAAAGCTCTCTGATCAGACAATGACTTTAACAGCTAACCATCCATCTCTAGGTGATGCGATGGAAACAATGCCTGTAGATTATAACGGGAAAGAAATGGAAATTGGATTTAATGCAAAGTACTTAATTGATACTTTACATTCATTCGACGAGGGAGAAATTTCTCTTGAGTTAAATAATGAACTTAGTCCAATAATCATCAAATCAAATTCACTTCCTAATTATTTAGGAATTATTATGCCTCTTAAGCTTTAA
- the recF gene encoding DNA replication/repair protein RecF (All proteins in this family for which functions are known are DNA-binding proteins that assist the filamentation of RecA onto DNA for the initiation of recombination or recombinational repair.), which translates to MQSFKISKLQVTNFRNLQPDIIEFNSGINCILGENGNGKTNILEALHVLSTRKSFRKNTAFPQFLGIDCEQPEIIFSSVFLDEHSNKMSLSAKMDAKTTHWFVDGQPMKRKLDIKLVFINPFDSYAFHNTSSFRRQWMDQHISQIDSNYKKCLSRYNSSLRFRNSLLSKKPAKYLEQIRAIDLELARYSCILTNTRLKFLSEIESFCTQTFKEIFSEEHLLKITLDSRVIGASEDDIYQMLQERLPKDEIVGHTTYCVHKDDYVLLFDGLNSFEYCSLGQQKMSYLSLLFAYIELFRYNFNSFPMVLIDDVSGELDKNRWQKLINYLERSSFQVLITTANEKFKEELETIHGANKIYVQAGSITNMPNSR; encoded by the coding sequence ATGCAAAGTTTTAAAATTTCTAAGCTGCAAGTTACAAACTTTAGAAACTTGCAGCCAGACATTATAGAATTCAATAGTGGTATCAATTGTATTCTTGGTGAAAACGGAAATGGTAAAACAAATATCTTAGAAGCTCTCCATGTACTGAGCACAAGAAAATCTTTTCGTAAAAATACAGCTTTTCCACAATTTCTAGGGATAGACTGTGAACAACCAGAAATTATATTTTCATCAGTCTTCTTGGATGAACATTCAAATAAAATGAGTCTCTCAGCAAAAATGGATGCGAAGACTACTCATTGGTTTGTAGATGGACAACCAATGAAAAGAAAATTGGATATAAAATTAGTTTTTATAAATCCTTTTGATTCCTATGCATTCCATAATACTTCTAGTTTTAGAAGACAGTGGATGGATCAGCATATTTCTCAGATTGATTCAAACTATAAGAAATGCCTCTCAAGGTATAACTCTTCGCTTCGCTTTAGAAATTCTCTATTGAGCAAGAAACCAGCGAAGTATTTAGAACAAATCCGTGCAATTGATTTAGAGTTGGCCAGATATAGCTGTATCTTAACAAATACGAGACTTAAATTTTTGAGTGAGATAGAGAGCTTCTGTACACAAACTTTTAAAGAAATTTTCAGCGAAGAACATTTATTGAAAATCACACTTGATTCAAGAGTTATTGGAGCGAGTGAAGATGACATCTATCAAATGCTTCAAGAGCGTCTTCCAAAAGACGAAATTGTAGGTCATACAACATACTGCGTTCACAAAGATGACTATGTGCTTCTTTTTGACGGTTTAAATTCTTTTGAATATTGCTCTTTAGGTCAGCAAAAAATGAGCTATTTGAGCCTCTTATTTGCCTATATCGAGCTGTTTAGGTATAACTTTAACTCCTTCCCTATGGTCTTAATTGACGACGTCTCTGGTGAGCTAGATAAGAACCGGTGGCAGAAATTAATTAATTACTTAGAAAGGAGCTCGTTCCAAGTTTTAATAACAACAGCGAACGAAAAATTTAAAGAAGAATTAGAGACTATTCACGGTGCTAATAAAATTTATGTCCAAGCAGGTTCTATCACGAACATGCCTAATTCAAGATGA
- the gyrB gene encoding DNA topoisomerase (ATP-hydrolyzing) subunit B: METENTSISKVGEKYDADQIKVLEGLEAVRKRPGMYIGDTAVRGLHHCVYEIVDNAVDEALAGYCTEIKIIIHVDNSVTVVDNGRGIPTDMHPTEGCSAAELVYTKLHAGGKFNEDGGAYKVSGGLHGVGAAVVNALSKWVKMEIKKHGKLHAVKFERGEAVAPLAVIGDLEDPKITGTAVTFKPDNEIFEVHEFNYDTLANRFREMAFLNKGLNISLKDERSDKKDVFCYEGGIAEFVTYLNRAKTAVHKKVIAFSQAREDYEVEVAMQWTDSYSEVLSGYANAICTPGGGTHISGFKTAITRVLNAYAKDNNLLKGLKSNLTGDDMREGLTAIISIKLPELQFEGQTKDKLGNSEVEGIVNSLVGEQLKQYLEENPSLAKTIIKKSVDAAAAREAARKARELTRRKSALVVSGLPGKMADCQEKDPARSEIYIVEGDSAGGSAKQGRDRKTQAVLPLKGKILNVEKARYDKMLANNEIKMIVQAMGTGVGKEQFDIKKLRYHKIVIMTDADVDGSHIRTLILTLLYRQFPELVENGYVYIAQPPLFKYKKGKAERYLKDEKELEAFLTTNSLQDTVIKADGKDLSTDEARVLVNKYRNYTRTVESYDIHFDSLLLRQIIERSHITADILKDKVALQAELDKLTAYFKEQEVNTLKTYTFSITEDLAHQSNQININVRTTGRTKKFKLNTYFLESPDYADLLNGYDGMKSYVNAKFSIDREKAGVKEFDSLNEFAEHIIVDGKQGAYIQRYKGLGEMNPEQLWETTMNPDNRTLLQVRIEDTIEADQVFSVLMGDNVEPRRQFVEENALNVRNLDV, from the coding sequence TTGGAAACTGAAAACACATCAATTTCTAAGGTCGGCGAAAAGTATGATGCTGACCAAATTAAAGTTCTAGAAGGTCTAGAGGCCGTTAGAAAAAGACCAGGTATGTATATTGGTGATACGGCCGTAAGAGGTTTACACCACTGTGTATATGAAATCGTAGATAACGCTGTCGATGAAGCATTAGCTGGTTACTGTACAGAGATTAAAATTATTATTCACGTAGATAACTCAGTGACTGTTGTTGATAACGGTCGTGGTATTCCTACAGATATGCACCCTACTGAAGGATGTTCAGCAGCTGAGCTGGTTTATACAAAACTTCACGCAGGTGGAAAATTCAATGAAGATGGTGGTGCTTATAAAGTATCAGGTGGTCTTCATGGTGTTGGTGCTGCAGTTGTTAATGCCCTTTCTAAATGGGTAAAAATGGAAATTAAAAAGCATGGAAAACTTCATGCTGTAAAATTTGAACGTGGAGAAGCTGTTGCACCTCTAGCTGTTATCGGAGATCTAGAAGATCCAAAAATTACTGGAACAGCTGTAACGTTTAAACCTGATAATGAAATCTTTGAAGTTCACGAATTTAATTACGATACATTAGCAAATAGATTTAGAGAGATGGCCTTTTTAAATAAAGGTTTAAATATTTCTTTAAAAGATGAGCGTTCTGACAAGAAAGATGTTTTCTGTTACGAAGGTGGTATTGCTGAATTCGTAACTTATTTAAACAGAGCTAAGACTGCTGTTCATAAGAAAGTGATCGCTTTCTCTCAAGCAAGAGAAGACTATGAAGTTGAAGTGGCCATGCAGTGGACTGATTCATACTCTGAAGTACTATCAGGTTATGCGAACGCTATTTGTACACCAGGTGGTGGTACGCATATCTCAGGATTTAAAACTGCTATTACAAGAGTTTTAAATGCCTATGCCAAAGACAATAATCTACTAAAAGGATTAAAATCAAATCTTACTGGTGATGATATGAGAGAAGGTTTAACGGCCATTATCTCAATTAAATTGCCAGAGCTTCAATTTGAAGGTCAAACAAAAGATAAGCTTGGTAACTCTGAGGTTGAAGGAATTGTAAACTCTCTTGTTGGAGAGCAATTAAAGCAATACCTAGAAGAAAATCCAAGTTTGGCAAAAACAATTATCAAGAAATCAGTCGATGCTGCTGCGGCTAGAGAAGCTGCGAGAAAAGCTCGTGAATTAACGAGAAGAAAATCAGCTCTCGTTGTATCAGGACTTCCTGGAAAAATGGCTGATTGCCAAGAAAAAGATCCTGCTCGTTCAGAAATTTATATTGTGGAAGGGGACTCGGCCGGTGGTTCTGCCAAACAAGGTCGAGACAGAAAGACACAAGCGGTTCTTCCACTTAAAGGGAAAATCTTAAACGTTGAAAAAGCGCGCTATGATAAAATGCTTGCTAACAACGAAATTAAAATGATTGTTCAAGCAATGGGAACAGGTGTTGGAAAAGAGCAATTTGATATTAAGAAATTAAGATATCACAAGATTGTTATTATGACCGATGCCGACGTCGACGGTTCTCACATTAGAACACTTATCCTTACCCTACTCTACAGACAATTTCCTGAGCTTGTAGAAAATGGATATGTCTATATCGCCCAACCACCACTCTTTAAATATAAGAAAGGTAAGGCCGAAAGATATTTAAAGGATGAGAAAGAGTTAGAAGCATTTTTAACTACAAACTCTCTACAAGATACAGTTATCAAAGCTGACGGAAAAGATTTATCAACAGATGAAGCTAGAGTTCTTGTGAATAAGTATAGAAATTATACGAGAACTGTTGAAAGTTATGACATTCACTTTGATTCGTTACTTCTAAGACAAATCATTGAGAGATCACATATCACAGCTGATATTCTAAAAGATAAAGTAGCACTTCAAGCTGAGTTAGATAAGTTAACAGCTTATTTTAAAGAGCAAGAAGTAAACACGCTAAAGACGTATACATTCTCAATCACAGAAGATCTTGCACATCAGTCGAACCAAATTAACATTAATGTTCGTACTACTGGTAGAACTAAGAAGTTTAAACTTAATACTTACTTCTTAGAATCTCCTGATTATGCAGATCTCTTAAATGGATATGATGGAATGAAGTCATATGTTAATGCAAAGTTCTCTATTGATAGAGAGAAAGCAGGTGTTAAAGAGTTTGATTCACTAAATGAGTTTGCAGAACATATTATTGTTGATGGTAAACAAGGTGCTTATATCCAACGTTATAAGGGACTGGGAGAAATGAACCCAGAGCAGCTTTGGGAAACAACAATGAATCCAGATAATAGAACTCTTTTACAAGTTCGCATTGAAGATACAATTGAAGCGGATCAAGTTTTCTCTGTTCTAATGGGAGATAACGTAGAGCCAAGAAGACAATTTGTTGAAGAAAATGCATTGAACGTAAGAAACTTAGACGTATAA
- the gyrA gene encoding DNA gyrase subunit A, with protein sequence MSDENNTPENGEINHGNIAPIAIQEEMKNCYLDYAMSVIIGRALPDVRDGLKPVHRRALYAMYSLNNYHNKPFLKSARVVGDVIGKYHPHGDSAVYNTLVRMAQDFSMRYVLVDGQGNFGSIDGDAAAAMRYTEIRMKKLSEEMLRDLDKDTVDWQPNYDDSLKEPKVLPTKVPNLLVNGSSGIAVGMATNIPPHNLTEIMSALTELIDNRDMTVNELMKHIPGPDFPTAGSIHGTEGIKSAYHTGRGIIQIRAKVDIEVYGKQERERIVITELPYQVNKAKLIEKIADLVNNKDIEGISDIRDESSREGIRVVIDLKKGEIASVIVNRLYKATQLQVSFGIIFLSISNGSPKVMNLKEMLECFIDHRREVVIRRTVFELKKAKERAHILEGLKVAVENIDEVVEIVKKSEGPADAKAKLISRFSLSEIQSQAILDMRLQRLTGLERDKIIADYEAIMKEIARLEEILGSEDLIRGIIKTEFQEINENYGDERRTAIVAKADEIQIEDLVKNEDVLVTITHKGYIKRMTMDTYRTQKRGGKGVKGASNADEDFFTDIFTANTHSTILFFTNRGSVFSKKVYNIPEGTRTAKGRNIANLIPVPPGDKIKEIMCIPPEDEREGKYLMFATEKGLVKKSALTDYNNIKQSGLRAIKVQDGDSVCSVRVSDGTKDVLLCSTSGKIIRFDESDARPMGRVSQGVKGINIDDDERIIGMELIDDSVEILSITENGYGKRTAASQYRKQTRGGKGILAMRLTDKNGEIKQIKPVSDKDDLMVITDKGQVVRTKISGISLMGRATQGVRIIKLKEGESVVSVEKIVDPDDDGIDDSTSEE encoded by the coding sequence ATGTCAGATGAAAATAATACTCCAGAAAATGGTGAAATAAATCACGGAAATATTGCACCAATAGCAATTCAAGAAGAGATGAAGAATTGTTATCTCGATTACGCTATGTCAGTAATTATTGGCCGTGCACTTCCTGATGTTAGAGATGGATTGAAGCCTGTTCATAGAAGAGCACTTTATGCCATGTACTCTTTAAATAATTATCACAATAAACCATTTCTAAAATCTGCCCGTGTTGTTGGTGATGTTATCGGTAAGTATCACCCACATGGTGACTCTGCTGTTTACAACACTCTTGTTCGTATGGCACAGGACTTCTCAATGAGATATGTCCTGGTTGATGGTCAAGGGAACTTCGGTTCAATTGATGGTGATGCAGCTGCAGCCATGAGGTATACAGAGATTAGAATGAAGAAGCTCTCTGAAGAGATGCTAAGAGATTTAGATAAAGACACAGTTGATTGGCAACCGAACTATGATGACTCTTTAAAAGAGCCAAAAGTTCTTCCTACTAAAGTACCTAACCTACTTGTGAATGGGTCTTCAGGTATTGCTGTTGGTATGGCCACAAATATTCCTCCACATAACTTAACAGAAATTATGTCGGCGCTTACTGAGTTAATCGACAATAGAGACATGACTGTTAATGAACTAATGAAGCATATTCCTGGTCCAGACTTCCCTACTGCAGGTTCTATTCATGGAACAGAAGGAATTAAGTCTGCTTACCATACAGGTAGAGGAATTATTCAAATTAGAGCTAAGGTTGATATCGAAGTTTACGGTAAGCAAGAAAGAGAAAGAATTGTTATTACTGAACTTCCATACCAAGTTAATAAAGCAAAATTAATAGAGAAAATTGCTGACTTAGTTAATAACAAAGACATCGAAGGTATTTCAGATATTAGAGATGAATCTTCAAGAGAAGGTATTAGAGTTGTTATTGATTTAAAGAAAGGTGAAATAGCATCTGTAATTGTAAATAGATTGTATAAGGCAACTCAATTACAAGTTTCATTTGGTATTATATTCTTATCAATTTCTAATGGAAGTCCAAAGGTAATGAACCTCAAGGAAATGCTTGAGTGCTTTATTGACCACAGAAGAGAAGTTGTTATTAGAAGAACTGTTTTCGAATTAAAGAAAGCAAAAGAAAGAGCACATATTTTAGAAGGTCTAAAAGTTGCTGTTGAGAATATTGATGAAGTTGTAGAGATCGTTAAGAAGTCAGAAGGTCCTGCAGATGCTAAGGCAAAACTTATTTCAAGATTCTCTTTAAGTGAAATCCAATCTCAAGCAATTCTTGATATGAGACTTCAGAGACTTACTGGTCTTGAAAGAGATAAAATTATTGCTGACTACGAAGCGATAATGAAAGAGATTGCTCGCTTAGAAGAAATTCTAGGATCAGAAGATCTTATTAGAGGAATTATCAAAACGGAATTCCAAGAGATTAATGAAAACTATGGTGACGAAAGAAGAACAGCTATTGTAGCTAAGGCCGATGAAATTCAAATCGAAGACTTAGTTAAGAATGAAGATGTACTCGTTACGATAACTCATAAGGGTTATATTAAGAGAATGACTATGGATACTTATCGCACTCAGAAAAGAGGTGGTAAAGGTGTTAAAGGTGCTTCAAATGCTGATGAGGATTTCTTTACAGATATTTTCACGGCGAATACGCACTCAACAATTCTCTTCTTTACGAATAGAGGATCTGTATTCTCTAAGAAAGTTTACAATATTCCTGAAGGGACAAGAACTGCCAAAGGTAGAAATATTGCTAACCTTATTCCAGTTCCTCCAGGGGATAAAATTAAAGAGATCATGTGTATTCCACCAGAAGATGAAAGAGAAGGTAAATACCTCATGTTCGCTACTGAGAAGGGTCTCGTAAAGAAATCGGCACTAACTGATTATAATAATATTAAGCAGTCTGGTCTAAGAGCTATTAAAGTTCAAGATGGAGACTCTGTATGTAGTGTTAGAGTTAGTGATGGAACTAAAGACGTACTTCTTTGTTCTACATCAGGTAAGATTATTAGATTTGATGAAAGCGATGCACGTCCAATGGGAAGAGTTTCTCAAGGTGTAAAAGGTATCAATATTGATGATGATGAAAGAATCATTGGTATGGAATTAATTGATGATAGTGTTGAGATCTTATCAATTACAGAAAATGGATATGGTAAGAGAACGGCAGCTAGTCAATATCGTAAGCAAACTCGTGGTGGTAAAGGTATTCTTGCCATGAGACTTACAGATAAGAACGGTGAAATTAAGCAGATTAAGCCAGTATCTGATAAAGATGACTTGATGGTTATTACCGATAAAGGTCAAGTTGTAAGAACTAAGATATCTGGTATCTCACTAATGGGTCGTGCGACTCAAGGTGTACGTATCATTAAGCTAAAAGAGGGAGAATCAGTTGTCTCAGTTGAGAAAATTGTTGATCCTGATGATGATGGTATCGATGATTCAACTTCAGAAGAATAA
- a CDS encoding tetratricopeptide repeat protein, which translates to MIQLQKNKILALVFISAFFISCDFTPRLHKKILGAQEYIRLQQYRKAISQYELILKDNPPNDIKVKIFYQLGELYSINLGENKKAIKYYREIKKVTDSPLWLVKSEERIGDISFNFTKDYIQSEKSYKLLVDFTPRLERFDFYQFRLAQNYLKANEYHKAYIEFLKIQSSTNHKFYVQSFYQIGLLNFQKKNWKEAVDSWKEYLKRETNKENLVQTKFLMANAYETMEELKKAYNLYYSILGEYPNTEVLQNRLNSIFHRRVSRKR; encoded by the coding sequence ATGATTCAACTTCAGAAGAATAAAATTTTGGCGCTGGTTTTTATCAGCGCCTTTTTTATTTCATGTGATTTTACACCTAGGCTTCATAAGAAAATTCTTGGTGCTCAAGAGTATATTCGTCTGCAGCAATATAGAAAGGCCATCTCACAATATGAATTAATCTTAAAAGATAATCCTCCTAACGATATTAAAGTGAAAATCTTTTATCAATTGGGAGAGCTTTACTCAATCAATTTGGGTGAAAATAAAAAAGCGATTAAGTACTATAGAGAAATTAAAAAAGTTACTGACTCCCCTCTTTGGCTAGTTAAATCAGAGGAGAGAATTGGTGATATTTCATTTAATTTTACGAAAGATTATATTCAAAGTGAAAAAAGCTATAAGCTTCTAGTAGACTTTACTCCCAGATTAGAAAGATTTGATTTCTATCAATTTAGATTGGCGCAAAATTATTTAAAGGCAAACGAGTATCATAAAGCCTATATTGAATTCTTGAAAATACAGTCGTCAACAAATCATAAATTCTATGTTCAATCGTTTTATCAAATTGGGCTTCTCAATTTTCAAAAAAAGAATTGGAAAGAAGCTGTAGATTCATGGAAGGAATATCTAAAAAGGGAAACAAATAAAGAAAATCTTGTTCAGACAAAATTTCTAATGGCCAACGCTTATGAAACAATGGAAGAGCTTAAGAAGGCCTATAACCTCTATTATTCAATTCTTGGTGAGTACCCTAATACTGAAGTTTTACAAAATAGATTAAATTCTATTTTTCACAGAAGAGTTTCTAGGAAGAGATAG
- the atpB gene encoding F0F1 ATP synthase subunit A, with protein sequence MRNILALLTLLTSSNALAAGGFTWIGAAQQALHVDFPGHVVTFILIGLLLAVAGVIYRMKLSSISNPVIPDKGFTFRNLVEAYGKFIYAQCNAVLGEKDAPVYFKFVATTFILIFASNLIGLIPGFLPPTEYLSTTLALGCFSFIYFNAKGCKELGTINYLKHFAGPLWYMAILIFPIEILSTCIRPVSLALRLNGNMMGDHKVLTTFLNLEVMGFNIAWVFGAIPFYLLGLLVCFIQAYVFTMLSMVYISLATAHHDHAEHH encoded by the coding sequence ATGAGAAATATTTTAGCGCTATTAACACTACTTACTTCTTCAAATGCACTTGCTGCAGGTGGATTTACTTGGATCGGAGCTGCTCAGCAGGCTCTTCATGTAGATTTTCCAGGTCACGTTGTGACTTTTATTTTAATTGGGCTTCTACTTGCTGTTGCAGGTGTAATCTACAGAATGAAGTTATCTTCAATTTCAAATCCAGTTATCCCTGACAAAGGTTTTACTTTTAGAAACCTTGTTGAGGCCTATGGAAAGTTCATCTATGCACAATGTAATGCTGTATTAGGTGAAAAAGATGCTCCAGTTTATTTTAAGTTTGTTGCAACGACATTTATTTTAATCTTTGCTTCAAACCTTATTGGTCTTATTCCAGGTTTCCTACCACCAACTGAATACTTATCAACTACTCTTGCATTAGGTTGTTTTTCATTTATTTACTTCAATGCAAAAGGTTGTAAGGAACTAGGAACAATTAATTACTTAAAGCACTTTGCTGGTCCACTTTGGTATATGGCAATTTTAATTTTTCCAATTGAAATTCTTTCTACTTGTATCCGTCCAGTATCATTAGCACTACGTCTTAATGGTAACATGATGGGTGACCACAAAGTTTTAACTACATTCTTAAACCTTGAAGTTATGGGATTTAATATTGCATGGGTATTTGGTGCAATTCCATTCTATCTCTTAGGTTTACTAGTATGCTTTATTCAAGCTTACGTATTTACAATGTTATCAATGGTTTATATTAGTTTAGCGACTGCTCACCACGATCATGCTGAGCACCACTAA
- a CDS encoding ATP synthase F0 subunit C gives MRNIVLGFAVVVPLLFTWKAFGAEGGMDTQSVKYLAYFFAMAIAAFGGTAAQSNAASVALEGIARNPSAADKIQTPMILALALMESLVIFTLISVFLVG, from the coding sequence ATGAGAAATATCGTTTTAGGTTTCGCAGTAGTAGTACCTCTTTTATTCACTTGGAAAGCATTTGGTGCAGAAGGTGGAATGGACACTCAATCTGTTAAGTACTTAGCTTACTTCTTCGCAATGGCAATTGCTGCTTTTGGTGGTACAGCTGCTCAGTCTAACGCTGCTTCTGTAGCTCTTGAAGGGATCGCAAGAAACCCATCTGCTGCTGACAAGATTCAAACACCAATGATTCTTGCTCTAGCTCTTATGGAATCACTTGTTATCTTTACACTAATCTCAGTTTTCCTAGTAGGATAA
- a CDS encoding twitch domain-containing radical SAM protein, which yields MSKLDDQQISNNDTFCILPWIHLEIRENGNIYPCSRSLSAYPLGDFKKLSYSKIWNSEEFKKLRLNMLNNVKSKHCIDCYRIEKYNGTSLRKKFNFTNKDKIPLIHQTKTDGSLEKFDLNFVSIRLSNLCNLKCQYCDHNSSTAWITDQRKLGYQGEDLLRTDSFSSKEECLDFFSNHIDTLKAIYLIGGEPLIDPYHNIILDYFIEQGRSDIAITYNSNLTELSVKGTDLVEKWKFFDKVILDASIDSHQERNDYIRYGSSWDKLERNIVRLKDHSNVKLRFYPTISIFNVFTLIESIKYWLDKEYIQGHEIIFNILEGPEYFNIQTLPNESKREIRENIIQFTKELFQNYDMASAIQLSKQFKELLQFLETSHEGQDNLRAFREHCDKIDQLRGSNWREVFPELIF from the coding sequence ATGAGTAAGCTTGATGATCAGCAAATTTCTAATAACGATACATTCTGTATTCTTCCCTGGATTCATTTAGAAATTCGTGAAAATGGAAATATCTATCCATGCTCTAGAAGTTTATCTGCTTATCCACTTGGCGATTTCAAGAAGCTTTCCTATAGCAAGATTTGGAATAGCGAAGAATTTAAGAAATTAAGATTAAATATGCTTAACAATGTAAAATCCAAACATTGTATCGATTGCTATAGAATTGAAAAATATAATGGAACAAGCTTAAGAAAAAAGTTTAACTTTACTAATAAAGATAAAATTCCACTAATTCATCAAACTAAGACAGACGGATCTCTTGAGAAATTTGATCTCAACTTTGTAAGCATTCGTTTATCAAATCTTTGCAATCTAAAGTGCCAATACTGTGACCACAATAGTTCTACAGCTTGGATTACTGATCAAAGAAAACTTGGATACCAAGGTGAAGATTTACTTCGAACAGATTCATTTTCATCTAAGGAAGAGTGTTTAGATTTCTTCTCAAATCATATCGATACTCTTAAGGCCATTTACTTAATAGGTGGTGAGCCGCTGATTGACCCCTATCACAATATTATTCTTGATTACTTTATTGAGCAGGGTAGAAGTGATATCGCAATTACTTATAATTCAAACCTTACTGAACTTTCTGTCAAAGGCACTGACCTTGTAGAGAAATGGAAGTTCTTCGATAAGGTAATCCTTGATGCCAGCATAGATTCACACCAAGAGAGAAATGATTATATTCGTTACGGTTCTAGCTGGGATAAGCTAGAGAGGAATATTGTCCGTTTAAAAGATCATTCAAACGTTAAGTTAAGGTTCTATCCAACCATCTCTATTTTCAATGTCTTCACATTGATAGAATCTATAAAGTACTGGCTTGATAAGGAATACATTCAAGGTCATGAAATCATATTTAATATTTTAGAGGGACCAGAGTATTTCAATATTCAAACTCTACCAAATGAATCTAAGCGAGAGATTAGAGAAAATATAATTCAATTTACTAAAGAGTTATTTCAAAACTACGACATGGCTTCAGCTATACAATTATCTAAGCAATTCAAAGAGCTCCTACAGTTTTTGGAAACATCACATGAAGGTCAAGACAACTTAAGGGCCTTCCGTGAACACTGTGACAAGATTGATCAACTTAGGGGAAGTAATTGGAGAGAAGTTTTTCCAGAATTAATATTCTAA